Proteins found in one Helicobacter sp. NHP19-003 genomic segment:
- a CDS encoding outer membrane beta-barrel protein — MRFLGLLVYFGVVWLTPSLQAQTDSKKFLKSLQKEARLYERLQNKQKQRMAKDGGFFGMGFGMIGIKKDSKQGKSQTFPIVLSFKGGYQSYFSSFIGLKVFAALDLATSVANWDFNKPPSNSFFGVASAGLEIPIEFSLTPSYQHFLGFYAGVGGGAVIYMDNDQFQMRNKQEIKTFGVIIQAGAALTLFSKHRIEVGFKILPTNKTLLASKRFETSQMFNVVYLYKF, encoded by the coding sequence ATGCGTTTTTTGGGGTTGTTGGTGTACTTTGGCGTTGTTTGGCTGACCCCTTCCTTACAAGCACAAACGGACTCTAAAAAATTTTTAAAATCCTTGCAAAAAGAAGCGCGGCTGTACGAGCGCCTACAAAACAAGCAAAAACAGCGCATGGCAAAAGACGGTGGGTTTTTTGGCATGGGCTTTGGCATGATTGGCATTAAAAAAGACAGCAAACAGGGCAAGAGCCAGACTTTCCCCATTGTTTTGAGCTTTAAGGGGGGGTATCAAAGCTACTTTTCAAGTTTCATCGGGCTTAAGGTATTTGCGGCTTTGGACTTAGCCACTTCTGTAGCTAATTGGGATTTTAATAAACCCCCTAGCAACTCTTTTTTCGGCGTGGCCTCGGCGGGCTTAGAAATCCCCATTGAGTTTAGCCTCACCCCCTCTTACCAGCACTTCTTGGGCTTTTATGCGGGCGTGGGTGGAGGGGCGGTGATCTATATGGATAACGACCAATTCCAAATGCGCAACAAACAAGAGATCAAAACCTTTGGGGTCATTATCCAAGCGGGCGCAGCCCTGACTCTTTTTTCCAAACACCGCATTGAAGTGGGTTTTAAGATTTTGCCAACAAATAAAACCCTTTTAGCCTCCAAACGCTTTGAAACCTCCCAAATGTTCAATGTGGTGTATCTATACAAGTTTTAA
- a CDS encoding MlaE family lipid ABC transporter permease subunit — protein MLNQSTAYIQAQTLVLHGDWDFKTSAHALSNLKKILKDAPPIEAIDFKEVGSLDFVFLMLLYDLLGRRKPRFLNPNAYNAQVLEVVESWVRANPSILQEEHVSRVFKNPLERLGRGVSSFYNTLLNTFNFCGMVIYFVGLAFIRPKSICWTPLIYHINESGFKVLPVSILTVFVVGFAIALQGAMQLQGMGFPMMSIEMTAKLALREMGPFILALVVAGRSASSFTAQIGVMKITEELDAMKTMGLNPFAFLVLPRVLALMIAMPLMVFLADVFALLGAMIAIRYQLGVGFAHYVARLHENVGVSHFFVGLVKAPFWGFAIALVGCMRGFEVKGDTESVGKLTTISVVNALFWIIFLDAVFSVIFGKLNV, from the coding sequence TTGCTAAACCAAAGTACAGCCTATATCCAGGCCCAAACTTTGGTCTTGCATGGCGATTGGGATTTCAAAACTTCGGCACACGCCCTATCCAACTTAAAGAAAATTTTAAAAGACGCACCCCCCATTGAAGCCATCGACTTTAAAGAGGTGGGGAGTTTAGACTTTGTCTTTTTGATGTTGCTCTACGATTTATTGGGGCGGCGCAAACCCCGGTTTTTAAACCCGAATGCCTACAATGCCCAAGTGCTAGAGGTCGTGGAGAGCTGGGTTAGGGCAAATCCGAGCATTTTGCAAGAAGAGCATGTGTCGCGGGTGTTTAAAAACCCCTTAGAGCGGCTAGGACGGGGCGTGTCCTCATTTTACAACACCTTGCTCAACACCTTTAATTTCTGCGGCATGGTGATTTATTTTGTGGGGCTGGCCTTTATCCGCCCTAAGTCTATCTGCTGGACTCCGCTCATCTACCACATCAACGAGAGCGGGTTTAAGGTTTTGCCGGTCAGCATTTTAACGGTCTTTGTGGTGGGCTTTGCGATTGCCCTGCAAGGAGCAATGCAATTGCAAGGAATGGGCTTTCCCATGATGAGCATTGAGATGACGGCGAAATTAGCCCTAAGAGAGATGGGCCCCTTCATTTTGGCGTTGGTGGTGGCGGGGCGCAGTGCATCCAGTTTTACCGCCCAAATTGGGGTGATGAAGATCACCGAAGAGTTGGATGCAATGAAGACCATGGGGCTTAACCCCTTTGCCTTCTTGGTGCTGCCCCGAGTGCTAGCCTTGATGATCGCCATGCCCTTGATGGTTTTTTTGGCCGATGTCTTCGCCCTTTTGGGGGCGATGATTGCCATCAGGTATCAATTGGGTGTGGGTTTTGCACACTATGTTGCCCGCTTGCACGAAAATGTCGGGGTGTCTCACTTCTTTGTGGGGCTGGTGAAAGCCCCTTTTTGGGGCTTTGCGATCGCTTTAGTGGGGTGTATGCGCGGGTTTGAGGTGAAGGGCGACACCGAGTCGGTGGGCAAGCTCACCACAATCAGCGTGGTGAACGCACTTTTTTGGATCATTTTCCTGGATGCTGTTTTTTCAGTGATCTTTGGGAAGCTCAATGTCTAA
- a CDS encoding ABC transporter ATP-binding protein, whose translation MSNPLISVENIYTAYGERMIHKGVSFSVDKGEVMAILGGSGSGKSTLLRSMILLNRPVKGTIKLFGTDIWKLKEGERNKIFQRIGVLFQFGALYSSLTVLENVGAMLEEYSYYPQHNIIEIAKMWLERVGLDKNTYYLYPYELSGGMKKRVGLARAMATNPDILFLDEPTSGLDPYSADKFDELIHALKEALKLTVVMITHDLDSVKNTVDRFIMLKDGLIDFDGTLQDFVVRAHTHPLEEGNLFNSTRGEKFWKDM comes from the coding sequence ATGTCTAACCCTTTAATTTCAGTGGAAAACATTTACACCGCCTATGGGGAACGCATGATCCACAAGGGAGTGAGTTTTAGTGTGGATAAGGGGGAGGTGATGGCGATCTTGGGGGGGAGCGGGAGCGGTAAAAGCACACTTTTAAGGAGCATGATTTTATTAAACCGCCCCGTCAAAGGCACGATCAAACTCTTTGGTACAGACATTTGGAAACTGAAAGAAGGGGAGCGCAATAAAATTTTTCAACGAATTGGGGTGCTCTTCCAATTTGGCGCGCTTTACAGCTCGCTCACGGTGCTAGAAAATGTGGGGGCGATGCTTGAAGAGTACAGCTATTACCCCCAACACAACATCATCGAGATTGCTAAAATGTGGCTAGAGCGGGTCGGGCTAGACAAGAACACCTACTACCTCTACCCTTATGAGCTCAGCGGTGGGATGAAAAAACGCGTGGGGCTAGCTCGGGCGATGGCAACCAACCCGGACATTTTATTCTTAGACGAGCCCACTAGTGGGCTAGACCCCTACTCTGCGGACAAATTCGATGAACTCATCCACGCGCTCAAAGAAGCTTTGAAACTCACCGTGGTGATGATCACCCACGACTTAGACTCGGTGAAAAACACAGTGGATCGCTTCATCATGCTTAAAGACGGCTTGATCGACTTTGACGGCACTTTGCAAGATTTTGTGGTGCGTGCGCACACACACCCCCTTGAGGAGGGCAATTTATTTAATTCTACAAGAGGAGAGAAATTTTGGAAAGACATGTGA
- a CDS encoding MlaD family protein produces the protein MERHVNYTLIGGLFLAFVVCMVFFILWLGHVNLEDKNYLSYVVYTDKDLGGINTNTPVNYKGIQVGSVRQVGFDKVHLGVVKITLRILGRVPVRRNSSVKVESQGLVGMKYLSLIQSDSKEFYTENDSERPLNYQQSFLEQLAGNAGHISSEVLYIIRAIDKILNPQNIENISKIIASIQKATQGLDNTRLALDTALQNASAILKKGDTLVDNGDVLVKHTDRLIQDIDAKVKDKQYDFKTMLAPLIMQMQLSLRHIDNFVQKGSSLIDKFDANPYKTIFGDRK, from the coding sequence TTGGAAAGACATGTGAATTACACACTTATCGGCGGACTTTTCTTGGCTTTCGTGGTGTGTATGGTGTTTTTCATTTTATGGCTAGGCCATGTCAATTTAGAGGATAAAAACTACTTGAGCTATGTGGTCTACACCGATAAGGACTTGGGCGGGATCAACACAAACACCCCCGTCAACTATAAGGGCATACAAGTGGGTTCTGTACGCCAAGTGGGCTTTGACAAAGTACACTTAGGGGTGGTGAAGATCACTTTGCGCATTTTAGGACGGGTGCCTGTGCGTAGAAACTCTTCGGTCAAAGTCGAATCGCAAGGCTTGGTGGGGATGAAATATTTAAGCTTGATCCAAAGCGACTCCAAAGAGTTTTACACCGAAAACGACAGCGAACGCCCCCTAAACTACCAGCAAAGCTTTTTAGAGCAACTCGCGGGCAATGCAGGGCACATTTCTAGCGAAGTGCTCTACATCATCCGTGCTATTGATAAAATCCTAAACCCCCAAAACATTGAAAACATCAGCAAAATCATCGCCTCCATCCAAAAAGCCACACAAGGGCTAGACAACACCCGCCTAGCCCTAGACACCGCGCTGCAAAACGCCAGTGCCATTTTAAAAAAGGGCGACACCCTTGTGGATAATGGGGATGTTTTGGTCAAACACACCGACCGGCTCATCCAAGACATTGATGCAAAAGTCAAAGACAAACAATACGATTTTAAGACCATGCTCGCCCCTTTGATCATGCAAATGCAGCTGAGTTTGCGCCACATCGACAACTTCGTACAAAAGGGCTCTAGTTTGATAGATAAATTTGACGCAAACCCTTATAAAACCATCTTTGGGGACAGAAAATGA
- a CDS encoding ABC-type transport auxiliary lipoprotein family protein, translated as MKAKFGLFTLPLFFTGCLNLNLKQILPAVKDYDLSVGVIEQQSCKDSFSVGLLEVLSADLYNTKSIVRRTAGGQITYSKGQKFADLPTKMFKNMLLLQAPKHCVAISLTPYAQTTTTLQLNVLTFALLDNKAEIVLDYTLSEGTKSKHGRIIQREQASEDELSQIQALQQVALKAISQLLEQIKPQKE; from the coding sequence ATGAAGGCAAAATTTGGACTCTTCACACTGCCCCTATTCTTTACGGGGTGCTTGAACCTCAACCTCAAGCAAATCCTGCCCGCTGTGAAAGACTACGATTTGAGCGTGGGGGTGATCGAGCAACAAAGTTGCAAAGACAGCTTCAGCGTGGGCTTGTTGGAGGTCTTGAGCGCAGATTTATACAACACCAAGTCCATTGTACGGCGCACGGCTGGGGGGCAAATCACCTACAGCAAGGGGCAGAAATTTGCCGACTTGCCCACCAAAATGTTTAAAAACATGCTCTTATTGCAGGCCCCTAAGCACTGTGTGGCGATTTCACTCACTCCCTATGCCCAGACCACAACGACACTGCAACTCAATGTCTTGACTTTTGCACTTTTAGACAACAAGGCCGAGATTGTGCTGGATTACACTTTGAGTGAGGGCACAAAGAGCAAGCATGGGCGCATCATCCAAAGGGAGCAGGCCAGCGAAGACGAATTATCCCAAATCCAAGCCTTGCAACAAGTAGCATTGAAAGCCATTAGCCAGCTTTTAGAGCAAATCAAGCCACAAAAGGAATGA
- a CDS encoding SEL1-like repeat protein, producing the protein MAKAFEDDRNEEETLGEELDCQTQEKEESYQEYREYQEYLNKANKAYKEQDYPTALENFTYAANLGSTRALVGLGVIYAGGKGVETNEDKALHYFQKAADLGDSQGFVNLGVMYDLGRGVKKDSQKALHYFQKGADLEDTHALNHIALMFRTGRRGVGVDYQKSIECYEKAAKLGSVKALVSLGTMYYEGQGMVKNSTKALDYFKEAAKLGDAKAFYNLAIMCESGEGIAKDSAKSKEFLKEAAKLGFVKATYTLAAMYESGDGVDKNMKEAIKLYQEAGSMGDSEALCSLATLYRTGKGVEQNKFKALAYYQQAADLGDAKAVGNLNAMEDQTATQKAQTLYNLGVVYASGDGMQKDTKKALEYFLKSANLGYAKAYYNLGVIYSRGLGVKKDYTQAFENFQEAAKLGDDKAHYSLGMMYEYARGVERSISRAIGHYEQAGALGNAAAMHHLGALYHVGKGVPKDPQKAFECFCEAARLGSVKDCYNLGVMYSKGEGVQKDIQQALEYFDKAANLGSSDAMYNMGVIYYQGEYGGVQDLDKAMECFRRAQKMGNARARQTLAALLSRN; encoded by the coding sequence ATGGCAAAGGCGTTTGAAGACGACCGCAACGAAGAAGAAACCCTAGGAGAAGAGTTAGACTGCCAAACCCAAGAAAAAGAAGAGAGCTATCAAGAGTATCGGGAGTATCAAGAGTATTTAAACAAGGCCAACAAGGCCTACAAAGAGCAAGACTACCCCACGGCTTTGGAGAATTTCACCTACGCCGCCAATTTAGGCAGCACACGGGCATTGGTGGGCTTGGGTGTGATCTATGCGGGAGGCAAGGGTGTAGAAACCAATGAGGATAAAGCCCTGCACTACTTCCAAAAAGCCGCCGATTTGGGCGATAGCCAAGGGTTTGTGAATTTGGGCGTGATGTATGACCTAGGGCGAGGGGTGAAAAAAGACTCCCAAAAAGCCCTCCACTACTTCCAAAAGGGAGCGGATTTAGAGGACACCCACGCTCTTAACCACATTGCCTTGATGTTCCGTACAGGCAGAAGGGGCGTGGGGGTGGATTATCAAAAATCCATAGAGTGTTATGAAAAGGCGGCTAAGCTTGGCAGTGTCAAGGCGTTGGTGAGTTTAGGCACCATGTATTACGAGGGGCAGGGGATGGTAAAAAACAGCACCAAAGCCCTAGACTATTTCAAAGAGGCGGCGAAGTTGGGTGATGCCAAGGCGTTTTATAATTTAGCCATCATGTGTGAAAGTGGGGAGGGGATCGCCAAAGACAGCGCAAAATCCAAAGAGTTTTTAAAAGAGGCGGCGAAGTTAGGCTTTGTTAAGGCGACTTACACCTTAGCCGCCATGTATGAAAGCGGGGATGGGGTGGATAAGAACATGAAAGAGGCGATCAAGCTCTATCAAGAAGCGGGCAGCATGGGCGATTCTGAGGCGCTTTGCAGTTTAGCCACGCTCTATCGTACGGGTAAGGGGGTGGAACAGAACAAGTTTAAAGCCCTTGCCTACTACCAACAAGCCGCCGATTTGGGCGATGCTAAGGCGGTCGGCAATTTAAACGCGATGGAAGATCAAACAGCCACACAAAAGGCACAGACGCTCTATAACTTGGGCGTGGTCTATGCTAGTGGGGATGGCATGCAAAAGGACACAAAGAAAGCCCTAGAATACTTCTTAAAATCCGCAAACTTAGGCTACGCCAAGGCTTACTACAACTTGGGCGTGATCTACAGCAGGGGGCTTGGGGTGAAAAAGGACTACACTCAAGCCTTTGAAAACTTCCAAGAAGCGGCTAAACTAGGCGATGACAAGGCGCATTATAGTTTGGGAATGATGTATGAATACGCCCGTGGGGTGGAAAGGAGCATCTCTAGAGCTATTGGCCATTACGAGCAAGCGGGGGCTTTGGGCAACGCGGCCGCAATGCACCACTTGGGCGCGCTCTACCATGTGGGTAAGGGCGTGCCTAAAGACCCCCAAAAGGCTTTTGAGTGTTTTTGCGAGGCGGCACGGCTAGGCTCTGTCAAGGATTGCTACAACTTGGGCGTGATGTATAGCAAGGGCGAGGGTGTCCAAAAGGACATACAGCAAGCCCTAGAATACTTTGACAAAGCAGCGAATTTAGGCAGTTCGGATGCGATGTATAACATGGGTGTGATTTACTACCAGGGCGAGTACGGAGGGGTGCAAGATTTAGACAAGGCGATGGAGTGTTTTAGACGGGCGCAAAAAATGGGCAATGCAAGGGCGCGCCAAACTTTAGCGGCTTTGCTCTCTAGGAATTAA
- a CDS encoding sensor histidine kinase: MFKNSMKLNTYEKQSLRRFVGLYLGSSFVLIVFIALLFLHNAKSIFLETTESRLQSASNQLTQDIIQAHMHHLDEPFKTLAHKYSHLHFALLDAAKHVLYNHDFGNATSLAFFGKDGPFPVFLDQENAFYLVDNKTFGHLGVDLVILEEEHPTHLFTALYRRVSVVFLGVFACVGVLSFFLARLFLQPIASERSRINTFSQNIAHELNTPIAALLIAAKALHKQTNDPKVLGILASAKRISHLYERLAYLYFQELRQEEPRLLDLQSLIAQQIAALEQMAHFYHVRLTSQLESKTFKACEEDIVTLVSNLLMNALKYNQPGGFVEVLLNDCLQVSNSGAAIPESKIKSLTERYSRLDYEKKGYGIGLDLVRQICARYSLKLEIESQPTSDPHQFCNVFKVYFNS, translated from the coding sequence TTGTTTAAAAATTCCATGAAACTCAACACTTATGAAAAGCAGTCCTTGCGCCGTTTTGTGGGGCTGTATTTGGGCTCGTCTTTTGTGCTCATTGTTTTCATCGCCCTGTTGTTTTTGCACAACGCCAAAAGCATTTTTCTAGAAACGACCGAGTCTAGGCTACAAAGTGCCAGCAACCAGCTCACCCAAGACATCATACAAGCCCACATGCACCACTTGGACGAGCCTTTCAAGACTCTAGCGCACAAATACAGCCATTTGCACTTTGCGCTCTTAGATGCGGCTAAACATGTGCTTTACAACCACGACTTTGGCAATGCCACAAGTTTGGCTTTCTTTGGCAAGGATGGTCCCTTTCCCGTGTTTTTAGATCAAGAAAACGCCTTTTACTTGGTCGATAACAAGACCTTTGGGCATTTGGGCGTGGATTTGGTGATCTTAGAAGAAGAACACCCCACGCATTTATTCACCGCTTTATACCGCCGCGTGTCTGTGGTGTTTTTGGGGGTGTTTGCCTGTGTGGGGGTGCTCTCTTTCTTTTTGGCCCGTTTGTTTTTACAGCCCATAGCTAGTGAACGCAGCCGCATCAACACCTTCAGCCAAAACATCGCCCACGAACTCAACACCCCCATCGCCGCGTTACTCATCGCTGCCAAAGCCCTGCATAAACAAACAAACGACCCCAAAGTGTTGGGGATTTTAGCCAGCGCTAAACGCATCTCCCACCTTTACGAACGCCTGGCGTATCTCTACTTTCAAGAATTGCGCCAAGAAGAGCCTAGATTGCTAGATTTGCAAAGCCTCATCGCGCAGCAGATCGCCGCGTTGGAGCAAATGGCGCATTTTTACCATGTGCGCTTAACAAGCCAGCTAGAATCCAAGACCTTTAAGGCCTGTGAAGAAGACATCGTAACCTTAGTGAGCAATCTCTTGATGAACGCCCTCAAATACAACCAGCCCGGGGGCTTTGTTGAGGTGCTTTTAAACGATTGCTTGCAGGTGAGTAACAGTGGGGCAGCCATTCCTGAGTCTAAAATCAAATCCCTCACCGAGCGCTACAGCCGCCTAGACTATGAGAAAAAAGGCTATGGAATCGGCTTGGACTTGGTGCGGCAAATTTGCGCGCGCTACAGCCTTAAGCTTGAGATTGAAAGCCAGCCCACCAGCGACCCCCACCAATTTTGCAATGTCTTTAAAGTGTATTTTAATTCCTAG
- the crdR gene encoding copper response regulator transcription factor CrdR, which yields MLHKVLAEFLENAGFALTGAYNQAQALKILSQQSFDLLLLDIQLPEGDSFGVLETLRDLNISTPAIFISVRSDIHALRKAFAVGASDYLKKPFDLEELRLRMERLLTPPRLQISPECFYENGVLHTDKPHFLSPKEKRLLEFFIRHKNQVLGSEQIIANVWDYEGVDGSTLRSHIKNLRKLLGKEQLQNIKGLGYCLKIP from the coding sequence TTGTTGCATAAAGTCCTGGCGGAGTTTTTGGAAAATGCAGGCTTTGCACTCACAGGGGCGTATAACCAAGCCCAAGCTTTAAAAATTTTAAGCCAGCAAAGTTTTGATCTCTTGCTTTTAGACATCCAGCTTCCCGAGGGCGATAGCTTTGGGGTGCTAGAAACTTTAAGGGACTTAAACATCAGTACTCCTGCAATTTTCATCAGTGTGCGTAGCGACATCCACGCTTTGCGCAAGGCCTTTGCTGTAGGGGCGAGCGACTACCTTAAAAAGCCTTTTGATCTAGAAGAGTTGCGCTTGCGTATGGAGCGCTTGCTTACGCCCCCCAGGCTACAGATTAGCCCTGAGTGCTTTTATGAAAATGGGGTGTTGCACACCGACAAGCCCCACTTCTTAAGCCCCAAAGAAAAACGCCTTTTAGAATTTTTCATCCGCCATAAAAACCAAGTTTTGGGCAGCGAGCAAATCATCGCCAATGTGTGGGACTATGAGGGTGTGGATGGCTCAACTCTGCGCAGCCACATTAAAAACCTACGCAAACTCTTAGGCAAAGAGCAACTACAAAATATTAAAGGGTTAGGCTATTGTTTAAAAATTCCATGA
- a CDS encoding cytochrome-c peroxidase — protein sequence MPKILQTSLCAFLALSVPLCAQKKTDSTGLIKKALEAHLVPMPTGKDLDKYLEQRVRELGLAYKGAVMTKGQIELGKKLYLDPRISTSYLISCNTCHNLGLAGVDLVSRAVGEGWKPNPHFLNSPTVYNSVFNTVQFWDGRVAHLDEQAKGPISNPVEMNADPKIVEAKINSMPGYVKAFKRAYGNNIKIDLNLITDTIAMFEATLVTPSRYDDFLRGNTKAMSRQEQEGLKVFLDKGCAGCHNGINLGGMMQPFQVAAPYKFANVGDFKGDKNGMVKVPTLRNVLETMPYFHNGQYWDIKDAIKEMGAIQLGITINDEEAQKIATFFNALTGKKPTIIYPDLPVMSASTPKPQGIMEGDDKSAKQPTH from the coding sequence ATGCCAAAAATTTTACAAACTTCTTTATGTGCGTTTCTTGCTCTAAGCGTACCTTTGTGTGCACAGAAGAAAACGGACAGCACAGGGCTCATTAAAAAAGCCCTAGAGGCGCATTTAGTCCCCATGCCCACAGGCAAGGACTTAGACAAATATTTGGAGCAAAGGGTGAGAGAATTGGGTTTGGCGTATAAGGGGGCAGTGATGACAAAGGGGCAAATTGAGCTGGGCAAAAAGCTCTACTTAGACCCCAGAATCTCCACTTCTTACTTGATCTCTTGCAACACCTGCCATAATTTGGGGCTAGCGGGCGTGGATTTGGTGTCTAGGGCTGTGGGCGAGGGCTGGAAGCCCAACCCTCACTTTTTAAACTCCCCCACGGTGTATAACTCTGTGTTCAACACTGTGCAGTTTTGGGATGGGCGGGTGGCGCACCTAGACGAGCAGGCCAAAGGCCCTATTAGCAACCCCGTAGAGATGAACGCCGATCCTAAAATCGTGGAGGCCAAGATCAATTCCATGCCCGGCTATGTCAAAGCCTTTAAACGCGCCTATGGCAACAACATTAAAATCGATCTCAACCTCATCACCGACACGATCGCCATGTTCGAGGCGACCCTAGTAACACCGAGCCGCTACGACGACTTTTTAAGGGGCAACACTAAGGCGATGAGCCGTCAAGAGCAAGAGGGCTTAAAGGTGTTCTTAGATAAGGGCTGTGCGGGATGCCACAATGGCATTAATTTGGGCGGGATGATGCAACCTTTCCAAGTGGCCGCTCCCTATAAATTTGCCAATGTGGGCGACTTCAAGGGGGATAAAAACGGCATGGTCAAAGTCCCCACTTTGCGCAATGTCCTAGAAACCATGCCCTACTTCCACAATGGGCAATATTGGGACATCAAAGACGCGATCAAAGAAATGGGGGCGATCCAATTGGGCATCACCATCAACGATGAAGAGGCGCAAAAAATCGCCACCTTCTTCAACGCTTTAACCGGTAAAAAGCCCACCATCATTTACCCCGATTTGCCCGTAATGAGCGCGAGCACCCCCAAACCACAGGGGATCATGGAGGGCGATGACAAATCTGCCAAGCAGCCTACGCACTAA
- the rpmB gene encoding 50S ribosomal protein L28 — translation MARRCVLSHKGPMVGNRVSHANNKNKRRLLPNLHTIRITLEDGTKQKIKVATSTLRTMRKSK, via the coding sequence ATGGCTAGAAGATGTGTGTTGAGCCACAAGGGACCGATGGTGGGTAACCGTGTGAGTCACGCCAACAACAAGAACAAAAGGCGTTTGTTACCCAACCTACACACCATCCGCATCACCCTAGAGGATGGGACAAAACAAAAAATCAAAGTCGCCACTTCCACTTTAAGGACCATGCGTAAGAGCAAATAG
- a CDS encoding potassium channel family protein: MLQKVKGFLSSVKKKKVKADYNLNAEIYEQFEVFRLPLVLIQCFVLVGTLGYLALEDYTLIQAFFQTTYTFTSTGFGALNESHFGTISVFFTSIIMFCGTGVVTFSVAVLISVINKGVLSRLIREKKMIYKIARLRNHYVICYHNEYTIELSKQFRSAQIPFVVVDNKEGFEEEAIKHKYPHYIVGDPHTNLAMLKTHLSSARGVVTFSEILPVNVALIVSVRLFEKELKRKPYYVIASAHTDEGLEKLKKLGADSVVSPTKLMAQRVSAMAIRPDMENILEKFIYKKDTLLDLEEVIVPKESWLVQRKLKEAHFREITKVFIIGIIQKDGRYIPMPDGEAIIASESKLLMIGTSEGVEKSKSFILQHQRPMEMDYITL; this comes from the coding sequence ATGTTGCAAAAAGTTAAGGGATTTCTCTCTTCTGTTAAAAAAAAGAAAGTCAAGGCAGATTACAATTTAAACGCCGAGATTTACGAACAATTTGAGGTTTTTAGACTCCCTCTAGTTTTGATCCAATGTTTCGTGTTGGTGGGGACTTTGGGCTATTTAGCCCTAGAGGATTACACCCTCATCCAAGCCTTTTTCCAAACCACCTACACCTTCACTTCTACAGGTTTTGGGGCACTGAATGAAAGCCACTTTGGCACGATCAGCGTCTTTTTCACTTCCATCATCATGTTTTGCGGTACGGGGGTTGTAACCTTTAGCGTTGCCGTCTTAATCAGCGTCATCAATAAGGGCGTTTTATCTAGGCTCATTCGGGAGAAAAAAATGATTTACAAAATCGCAAGGCTCAGAAACCACTATGTCATTTGCTACCATAACGAGTACACGATTGAACTCAGCAAACAATTTAGGAGTGCACAAATCCCCTTTGTCGTGGTGGACAACAAAGAGGGCTTTGAAGAAGAGGCGATCAAACACAAATACCCCCACTACATTGTGGGCGACCCACACACGAATTTAGCCATGTTAAAAACCCATTTAAGCAGTGCAAGGGGGGTTGTAACTTTCTCAGAGATTTTGCCCGTCAATGTGGCGCTGATTGTGAGTGTGCGGCTCTTTGAAAAGGAATTGAAGCGCAAGCCCTACTATGTGATCGCCAGCGCCCACACCGATGAGGGCTTGGAGAAATTGAAAAAACTAGGGGCAGACAGCGTGGTGTCGCCCACGAAACTGATGGCGCAAAGGGTGAGCGCGATGGCGATCCGCCCCGACATGGAGAACATCCTAGAAAAATTCATTTACAAAAAAGACACCTTGCTGGATTTAGAGGAGGTGATCGTGCCTAAGGAGAGTTGGCTGGTGCAGCGCAAGCTCAAAGAGGCGCATTTTAGGGAGATCACAAAAGTCTTTATCATCGGCATCATCCAAAAAGATGGGCGCTACATCCCCATGCCCGATGGGGAGGCAATCATCGCCAGCGAGTCTAAACTTTTGATGATCGGCACTTCTGAGGGTGTGGAAAAGTCCAAATCTTTTATTTTACAACACCAACGCCCGATGGAGATGGACTACATCACCCTATAA